The Motacilla alba alba isolate MOTALB_02 chromosome 22, Motacilla_alba_V1.0_pri, whole genome shotgun sequence genome has a window encoding:
- the LOC119710945 gene encoding ras association domain-containing protein 2-like, whose product MELSPAGDAVPCGKDRFISRNELLLHLKTYNIYYEGQNLQLRHREEEGELIVEGLLNISWGLRRPIRLQMQDDNQRIRPPPSSSSWHSGCNLGAHGSVLKPSTLPDIQVTDVDTATGAESPGNGTAPRVAEEAPQLMRTRSDVGVRPRGSARTPGEQRRLRRHRFSINGHFYNHKTSVFTPAYGSVTNVRINSTMTTPQVLKLLLNKFKIENSAEEFALYMVHTSGEKQRLRGSDFPLLARVLQGPCEQVSKVFLMEKDQVEEVTYDVAQYIKFEMPILKSFIQKLEEEEDREVKKLKHKYSILRLMIEQRLEEISEGPTAM is encoded by the exons atGGAGCTCAGCCCGGCCGGGGATGCCGTGCCCTGCGGGAAGGACAGATTCATCTCCAG gaatgagctgctcctgcacctcaAGACCTACAACATCTACTACGAGGGGCAGAACCTGCAGCTGCGGCACCGGGAG gaggaaggggagctGATCGTGGAGGGGCTGCTGAACATCTCGTGGGGGCTGCGCCGCCCCATCCGCCTGCAGATGCAGGACGACAACCAGCGCATCCGCCCgccgccctcctcctcctcctggcacTCGGGCTGCAACCTGGGCGCCCACGG GTCCGTGCTGAAGCCCAGCACCCTGCCGGACATCCAGGTGACAGATGTGGACACTGCCACCGGCGCGGAGAGTCCCGGGAATGGCACAG CCCCCCGGGTGGCAGAGGAGGCCCCGCAGCTGATGCGGACCCGCAGCGACGTCGGCGTCCGGCCCCGCGGCAGCGCCCGCACGCCCGGCGAGCAGCGGCGGCTGCGCCGGCACCGCTTCTCCATCAACGGCCACTTCTACAACCACAAG ACCTCGGTGTTCACGCCCGCCTACGGCTCCGTCACCAACGTGCGCATCAACAGCACCATGACCACGCCACAGGTGCTCAAACTGCTGCTCAACAAATTCAAG ATCGAGAACTCAGCAGAGGAGTTTGCTCTGTACATGGTGCACACGAGCGGAG AGAAGCAGCGGCTGCGCGGCAGCGATTTCCCGCTGCTGGCCCGCGTGCTGCAGGGCCCCTGCGAGCAGGTGTCCAAGGTGTTCCTCATGGAGAAGGACCAGGTGGAGGAGGTCACCTACGAC GTGGCCCAGTACATCAAATTCGAGATGCCCATCCTCAAGAGCTTCATCcagaagctggaggaggaggaggaccgGGAAGTGAAGAAGCTGAAGCACAA ATACTCCATCCTGCGGCTGATGATcgagcagaggctggaggagatTTCCGAGGGCCCCACGGCCATGTGA
- the LOC119710904 gene encoding major prion protein homolog, with translation MQLLPLAIYCCAELRGWITSERAGSALPAAMARLLGTSCLLLLLLLGVCTDLASGKKGKGKPGGGGWGTGSRQPSYPRQPGYPQNPGYPHNPGYPHNPGYPHNPGYPHNPGYPHNPGYPGWGQGYNPSSGGTYHQKPWKAPKPKTNFKHVAGAAAAGAVVGGLGGYAMGRVMSGMHYSFDSPDEYRWWNENAARYPNQVYYRDYRDQRGRPVPQDVFVADCFNITVTEHNIGPAARKNASEAGAALNQTEAELETRVVTKVIREMCIQQYQEYRLASGARPRLADASLAALLLLVLFALH, from the exons ATGCAGCTCCTCCCTCTCGCTATTTATTGCTGCGCGGAGCTGCGCGGCTGGATCACCTCGGAGCGAGCGGGCAGCGCCCTCCCAGCCG CCATGGCCCGGCTCCTCGgcacctcctgcctgctgctgctgctgctcctgggcgTCTGCACCGACCTCGCCTCCGGCAAGAAGGGCAAAGGCAAACCCGGCGGGGGCGGCTGGGGCACGGGGAGCCGCCAGCCCAGCTACCCCCGCCAGCCCGGCTACCCCCAGAACCCCGGCTACCCGCACAACCCGGGCTACCCCCACAACCCGGGCTATCCCCACAACCCGGGCTATCCCCACAACCCCGGCTACCCCCACAACCCCGGCTACCCGGGCTGGGGCCAGGGCTACAACCCGTCCAGCGGAGGGACTTACCACCAGAAGCCGTGGAAGGCGCCGAAGCCCAAGACCAACTTCAAGCACgtggcgggggcggcggcggcgggcgccgTGGTGGGGGGCTTGGGGGGCTACGCCATGGGCAGGGTGATGTCGGGCATGCACTACAGCTTCGACAGCCCCGACGAGTACCGCTGGTGGAACGAGAACGCCGCGCGCTACCCCAACCAGGTCTACTACCGCGACTACCGCGACCAGCGCGGCCGCCCCGTGCCGCAGGACGTCTTCGTGGCCGACTGCTTCAACATCACCGTCACCGAGCACAACATCGGCCCCGCCGCCAGGAAGAACGCCTCGGAGGCCGGCGCGGCCCTCAACCAGACCGAGGCGGAGCTGGAGACGCGCGTGGTGACCAAGGTGATCCGCGAGATGTGCATCCAGCAGTACCAGGAGTACCGGCTGGCCTCGGGCGCGCGGCCTCGCCTCGCCGACGCCTCGCTGGCCGCCCTGCTGCTCCTCGTGCTCTTCGCCCTGCACTAG